Part of the Chthoniobacterales bacterium genome is shown below.
GTCGTGAAGGTCGTCGTTGGCCGTGGAGACTTCCCCAATGATGCATTCCTCCGAAAGCGGGTAGAATGCGTGATAGATCCCCGGAAACAGAGTCACGCGAGATCCGGCCTCCAGCGTTATCACCTCGCCCGAGACGCACTTTCGCGGCTCGTGATTCACAGGAATAGAAAATTCGACTCCCTCCGTTTCCTTGGGAAAACCAGACCAAACCTGCACAGCGAGTTGGCCCCAACGGCAAATGATGTCTTCCTTCTTCTGGCGATGCGTATGGGCGGGAGTCGTCATGCCTTTTTGAGCATACATGAGCTTCTCACAGTATTCTGGCTCCTCCGCCAGATTGACTAAGACGAGGCCAGATCGGCGCCAGTCACCTAACCCAAAATCCGTGAGATCCCATCGAGGGTTGGGAGGAAGAGCCCAGCCATGGGCTTGGTAACAATGTTCGGCGGACCGGATGAGGTAGTTGATTTCGCTGCGTTTCACGGAGTAAAAGAAAGAAGTTAAGACCAACCGGGCCAGAGGGTGAGATGTTTAACTCGTCCAATGCACATTGCCACGAAGGCTGAGGCGATGACCGAAGTTTTCATTCGAGTTAGATGGATAGCTTCTACACTAACTCGATGGCGCGCTTCTC
Proteins encoded:
- a CDS encoding D-lyxose/D-mannose family sugar isomerase, translated to MKRSEINYLIRSAEHCYQAHGWALPPNPRWDLTDFGLGDWRRSGLVLVNLAEEPEYCEKLMYAQKGMTTPAHTHRQKKEDIICRWGQLAVQVWSGFPKETEGVEFSIPVNHEPRKCVSGEVITLEAGSRVTLFPGIYHAFYPLSEECIIGEVSTANDDLHDNFFVDPNIGRYPGIEEDEPVTVRLVSEQSK